A stretch of the Argentina anserina chromosome 6, drPotAnse1.1, whole genome shotgun sequence genome encodes the following:
- the LOC126800222 gene encoding phospholipid-transporting ATPase 1-like isoform X2 — translation MSGEHPLLSPPDSPSAPLVPPSTLAERLEQLCPDGSSPPPPPPSVLGSNDVDGQGESLLVREYTADCGVRPGKHFFELGPESRPQFPLDYPTRHKKRLASWGTMELHSINGNSGDSSAVQEKGNNKSQGIHHKSVHCEDGLLHEDTPRLIYIDDPRRTNDKYEFTGNEIRTSQYTLITFLPKNVFIQFHRVAYLYFLAIAVLNQLPPLAVFGRTASLFPLLFVLCVTAIKDGYEDWRRHRSDRNENNRESLVLQSGQYRVKKWKDIQVGEVLKICADDTIPCDMVMLGTSDPSGIAYIQTMNLDGESNLKTRYARQETSSAVAEGCTIMGIIRCEQPNRNIYEFTANMEFNGHTFPLTQSNIVLRGCQLKNTEWIIGVVVYAGQETKAMLNSAASPPKRSKVERYMNRETLSLSVFLLVMCSVVAAGMGTWLIRHKNQIDTLPYYRKRFYTNWGKLNGKTYRFYGIPLEIFFSFLSSVIVFQIMIPISLYITVELVRLGQSYFMIEDRHMFDCNSGSRFQCRSFNINEDLGQIRYIFSDKTGTLTENKMEFRRASIFGRDYGSRVIVADQLQEEHDTGSARKRWKLKSEVALDYELMELLHKDLSEDERIAAHEFFLTLAACNTVVPIVSTGTSSSCAKGVLDVDSIDYQGESPDEQALVIAASGYGYTLFERTSGHIAIDVNGEKLRLDVLGLHEFDSVRKRMSVVIRFPNNTIKVLVKGADTSMLSILANDSERDEKLRHSTQSHLSEYSSQGLRTLVVAARDLTNEELEQWQCMYEDASTSLTDRSLKLRQTAALIESNLKLLGATAIEDKLQDGVPEAIESLRQAGIKVWVLTGDKQETAISIGVSCKLLTADMQQIIINGTSEAECRNLLVDAMEQYGIQSSNIINQSSNCKSNAAFDYLELPDEVKTSNEPKCHAGKEDGKACVPLALIIDGNSLVYILEKDLQSELFDLATSCSVVVCCRVAPLQKAGIVDLVKTRTDDMTLAIGDGANDVSMIQMADVGVGICGQEGRQAVMASDFAMGQFRFLKRLLLVHGHWNYQRIGYLVMYNFYRNAVFVLMLFWYILSTAFSTTSALTDYSSVFYSLIYTSVPTIIVGVLDKDLSHKTLLQYPKLYGSGHRQEAYNVPLFWITMLDTLWQSLVLFYVPMFTYKESTIDIWSMGSLWTIAVVILVNVHLAMDIHRWVFITHIAVWGSIIITYACVVILDSIPVFPNYWTIYHLACSPTYWITILLIIVVALLPRFVYKVVHHIFWASDIQIAKETEMLRSKRKHLGSEKDDDSS, via the exons ATGAGCGGTGAGCATCCGCTGCTGTCACCGCCGGATTCTCCATCAGCGCCGCTTGTGCCGCCCTCTACGCTAGCCGAGAGACTCGAGCAGCTCTGCCCTGATGGTTCcagtcctcctcctcctcctccttccgtTCTCGGCAGCAATGATGTTGATGGCCAAGGTGAGTCGTTGTTAGTGAGGGAATACACCGCGGATTGTGGTGTGAGACCAGGGAAGCATTTTTTTGAACTAGGGCCAGAGTCTCGCCCGCAGTTTCCGTTGGACTACCCCACGCGGCATAAGAAACGCCTGGCGTCGTGGGGTACAATGGAGCTGCATAGTATCAATGGTAATTCAGGGGATTCATCGGCGGTTCAGGAAAAAGGGAATAATAAGTCTCAGGGGATTCACCACAAAAGCGTCCATTGTGAAGATGGCCTCCTACATGAAGACACTCCGAGATTGATCTATATCGATGATCCAAGGAGAACAAATGACAAGTATGAGTTCACTGGCAATGAGATTCGAACCAGCCAGTACACCTTAATCACCTTCTTGCCCAAGAATGTTTTCATTCAGTTTCACCGGGTTGCTTATTTGTATTTTCTAGCTATTGCCGTTCTGAATCAGCTTCCGCCTCTTGCTGTCTTTGGAAGAACAGCGTCTCTTTTTCCCCTCCTGTTTGTGCTCTGTGTCACAGCTATAAAAGATGGCTATGAGGATTGGCGAAGACATAGATCAGACAGGAACGAAAACAACCGGGAGTCTTTGGTACTTCAATCTGGGCAATATCGAGTAAAGAAGTGGAAAGATATTCAAGTGGGTGAGGTTTTGAAGATCTGTGCTGATGATACAATTCCTTGTGATATGGTTATGCTAGGAACAAGTGACCCTAGTGGAATTGCTTACATTCAGACAATGAATCTGGATGGCGAGTCAAACCTCAAGACAAGGTATGCACGCCAGGAAACATCTTCAGCTGTAGCCGAAGGGTGTACAATTATGGGGATCATCAGATGTGAACAACCCAATCGGAATATCTATGAGTTTACAGCCAACATGGAGTTCAATGGACATACTTTTCCTCTAACACAGTCAAATATAGTTCTACGCGGTTGCCAGCTGAAGAACACGGAGTGGATAATTGGTGTTGTGGTATATGCTGGACAGGAAACAAAGGCAATGCTGAATAGTGCAGCTTCTCCTCCCAAAAGAAGCAAAGTTGAACGCTACATGAACAGAGAAACCTTGTCGTTGTCAGTTTTCCTTCTTGTCATGTGTTCAGTTGTGGCTGCCGGCATGGGTACGTGGCTCATACGCCATAAGAATCAGATTGATACGTTGCCTTATTACAGGAAAAGATTCTACACCAATTGGGGGAAGCTTAATGGGAAAACCTATAGATTTTATGGGATACCACTGGaaatctttttctcttttttgagTTCTGTGATAGTGTTTCAGATAATGATACCAATCTCTCTGTATATTACTGTGGAGTTGGTTCGTTTAGGCCAGTCATATTTCATGATTGAAGATAGGCATATGTTCGACTGTAATTCTGGCTCAAGGTTCCAGTGCAGGTCCTTCAATATCAATGAGGATTTGGGTCAAATACGATATATATTTTCAGACAAAACAGGGACACTTACTGAAAATAAGATGGAATTCCGCAGAGCAAGCATATTTGGGAGGGATTACGGGAGCCGTGTGATTGTGGCTGATCAGTTGCAGGAAGAGCATGATACAG GTTCAGCTAGAAAGAGATGGAAGCTTAAATCTGAAGTTGCTCTCGATTATGAACTCATGGAGTTGCTGCACAAAGATTTGAGTGAAGACGAGAGGATTGCTGCACATGAGTTTTTTCTTACATTGGCAGCTTGTAATACTGTTGTTCCTATTGTCAGTACTGGTACATCTTCCAGTTGTGCCAAAGgtgttttggatgttgattCTATTGATTATCAGGGGGAATCCCCAGACGAGCAGGCACTAGTTATTGCAGCCTCTGGTTATGGATATACTCTCTTTGAGCGCACATCAGGGCATATTGCAATTGATGTCAATGGTGAGAAACTAAG GTTGGATGTATTGGGTCTGcatgaatttgacagtgtgcGAAAACGAATGTCCGTTGTAATCAGATTTCCAAACAATACTATAAAGGTGTTGGTGAAAGGTGCTGATACCTCAATGCTCAGCATATTGGCTAATGACTCTGAAAGGGATGAGAAATTGAGACATTCAACTCAGAGCCATCTGAGTGAATATTCCTcacaaggtctacgtactcttGTGGTTGCTGCAAGAGATCTTACAAATGAAGAACTTGAGCAGTGGCAATGCATGTATGAAGATGCTAGTACCTCACTGACTGATCGATCCTTAAAACTACGACAAACAGCAGCTCTTATTGAATCCAACTTAAAGTTACTTGGGGCAACTGCAATTGAGGATAAGCTACAAGATGGTGTGCCAGAAGCTATTGAATCTCTCAGGCAAGCAGGAATTAAGGTCTGGGTTCTGACTGGAGATAAGCAAGAGACAGCTATTTCAATTGGTGTATCTTGCAAACTCTTGACCGCAGATATGCAACAAATTATCATAAATGGAACTTCTGAGGCTGAATGCAGAAATCTTTTGGTCGATGCTATGGAACAATACGGTATACAGTCATCAAATATAATAAATCAGAGTTCAAATTGTAAAAGCAATGCTGCATTTGATTATCTTGAGTTACCTGATGAAGTGAAGACGTCGAATGAGCCAAAATGCCATGCAGGGAAGGAAGATGGAAAGGCATGTGTGCCATTAGCACTGATAATTGATGGGAACAGTTTGGTATACATTTTGGAGAAGGATCTACAGTCGGAG CTTTTCGACCTTGCCACTTCCTGTAGTGTTGTTGTATGCTGTCGTGTTGCTCCATTGCAGAAAGCTGGAATTGTTGATCTAGTTAAGACCCGTACTGATGATATGACACTGGCTATAGGTGATG GGGCAAATGATGTTTCAATGATCCAAATGGCGGATGTTGGGGTTGGAATTTGTGGTCAGGAGGGGCGTCAAGCTGTGATGGCATCAGACTTTGCCATGGGTCAGTTTCGCTTTTTGAAAAGGCTGCTTCTGGTGCACGGACACTGGAACTATCAGCGTATTGGTTATCTGGTGATGTACAACTTCTACCGCAATGCAGTTTTTGTGCTGATGCTCTTTTG GTATATATTGTCCACAGCATTTTCAACAACTTCTGCATTGACAGACTATAGTAGTGTTTTCTATTCTCTTATATATACTTCTGTCCCTACAATCATTGTTGGGGTTCTGGATAAAGATCTGAGCCACAAGACATTACTACAATACCCAAAATTGTATGGTTCTGGCCATAGACAGGAAGCATATAATGTACCTCTTTTCTGGATAACAATGCTTGACACCCTATGGCAGAGTCTTGTTCTCTTTTATGTGCCCATGTTCACCTATAAGGAGAGCACAATCGATATATGGAGCATGGGCAGTCTGTGGACCATAGCAGTAGTTATTCTTGTTAATGTACATTTGGCAATGGACATTCATCGGTGGGTATTTATCACTCATATTGCAGTATGGGGATCAATAATCATCACATATGCCTGTGTGGTGATATTGGATTCAATACCTGTTTTTCCCAATTACTG GACTATATACCATTTGGCATGTTCTCCTACATATTGGATCACCATTTTGCTTATAATAGTTGTAGCCTTGCTCCCTCGTTTTGTGTACAAAGTTGTACATCATATCTTTTGGGCGTCCGATATTCAGATAGCTAAAGAAACTGAGATGTTACGTAGTAAACGTAAGCATTTGGGCTCGGAGAAAGATGATGATTCAAGTTAA